One genomic region from Cydia amplana chromosome Z, ilCydAmpl1.1, whole genome shotgun sequence encodes:
- the LOC134660691 gene encoding uncharacterized protein LOC134660691, translating to MIATMKLKIILILICVAESKKKYPRIQDVVSFSEKGNLNFINRLIKNMKYYLNMEQFRSNEELFRREIRGNLEDPVLLEGEPFKNRRVEIYKKSNEEYIKATKLQFRTKIADSMLQLVYMARHYLKLFERTQYVDKNSNAYRIGVIAKKLMMMYKKSTRILEIMNIRQKNEQWVIFETSAPAITLHHKVAKMHVDFIYYYEVLKRLHTKIRQVRKLPREKPPIKKNPQIW from the exons ATGATCGCAACTATGAAACTcaagataattttaattttaatat GTGTGGCGGAATCGAAAAAAAAGTATCCACGAATCCAAGACGTGGTTTCTTTTTCCGAAAAAGGCAATTTAAATTTCATCAACCGCTTAatcaaaaatatgaaatactaTTTAAACATGGAACAATTCAGAAGCAACGAAGAGTTGTTCCGGCGTGAAATCAGAGGTAACTTAGAGGATCCAGTACTTCTAGAAGGAGAACCGTTTAAGAACAGACGCGTGGAGATATACAAAAAATCTAATGAAGAATATATCAAAGCTACCAAACTGCAGTTCCGAACTAAAATCGCAGACTCCATGTTACAACTCGTTTACATGGCTAGACATTATTTGAAACTATTCGAAAGAACCCAGTACGTGGATAAGAATTCAAACGCCTACCGCATCGGGGTGATCGCTaaaaaactgatgatgatgtaCAAGAAATCGACTAGGATTTTGGAGATTATGAATATAAGGCAGAAAAACGAGCAGTGGGTTATTTTTGAAACTAGTGCGCCCGCGATTACATTGCACCATAAGGTGGCTAAAATGCACGTTGACTTTATCTACTACTACGAAGTGCTTAAAAGGTTGCACACGAAGATCAGGCAGGTAAGAAAATTGCCTCGAGAGAAGCCTCCGATTAAGAAAAACCCACAGATTTGGTGA